The genomic DNA TATTTTACTAAAGCAATAACTTCAATTTCTATCGGAGCATCTTTAGGAAGTTTTGCTACTTGCACACAGGATCTTGCTGGTGCTTCTTGAGAAAAATAATTTGCATATACTTCATTCATATCTGCAAAATCTTCCATATCTTTTAAAAATACAGTTGTTTTTACCACCTTATCCATACTAGAACCAGCTTGTTCTAGGATTGCTTTTACATTATCTAAAGATGCCTTTGTAGCTTTTTTAATATCATCTGTTACTAATTCTCCAGTATTCATATCAATAGGAAGTTGCCCAGATGTATAGATAATATCTCCTATTTTTATTCCTTGAGAATATGGTCCAATAGCTGCTGGCGCCTTTTGTGTACTTATTTTTTCTTTTATCATATAAATCCTCTCCTTATCATTTTTTATTATCTTTATTATAAGGCGTATCCTCTAAAGGTAGTTGATTTCTAAATTTGCCATCATATTTTAGATACGCTCCTTGTAACGCTGGTGCAGTAGGAATTGCAGATAATTCCCCTATTCCCTTTGCCCCATAAGCTAAAGAAATTTTATTTTTTTCTATTAAAATACATTTTATTTCTGGAACTTCATTCGCTCGTAATAAACCTAGTTTTTTCATTTGAGCAATAGGAACTGAATTTTCCATAGGGTACTCTTCTGTAAGTGCATAACCCATTCCCATAACTGCTCCACCTTCTAATTGTCCTTCTAAATTTTTAGGATTAATTGCCCTTCCTATATCATTAGCAGTAATAATTTTTTCTACCTTTCCTTCTTCATTTAATACTGCTACTTGTGCTGCATAACTATAAGCTACATGGCTTATTGGATTTGGTTTATCACAACCCATGGGATCTGTGATAGAAGTATATTCTCCATAAAATTCTTTTCCTTCTAACTCTTCAAGACTTTTTCCATACATGGCTTCTTTTAACTTTAGACCTGCTCTTCTAATCGCTTCTCCGGTAAATACTGTCTGTCTAGAAGCAGTGGTAGTTCCAGAATCTGGCGCAATTGCTGTATCTGGTGGATCTACTACCACTTTTTCAGGAGAAATTGATGTAGTCTCACATAACATTTGAACAGCTATCGTTGCAAGTCCTTGCCCCATACATACTGCTGCAGTACGAATATGAACCTTTCCATTTATGATCACTAAATTACATCTTCCTGTATCTGGAACCCCTACTCCTAATCCAGCATTCTTCATAGCACAGGCAATTCCTGCATAGGGATATTTTTCATATTCTTCTTTTACAGATAAGAGTACTTCTTTCATAGCAGTACCTTCATCAGCAATTTGACCATTAGGTAATTCTTGTCCTGGCTCTATCGCATTTCGATACCTAATTTCCCAAGGAGATATTCCTACCATTTCAGCCAAAAGATTTAGATTGCATTCTGTGGCAAAACACGTTTGGGTAACTCCAAAGCCTCGAAAAGCTCCTGCAGGAGGATTATTCGTGTAAACAGCCTTTCCATCAATATCAATATTTTGATAATTATAAGGTCCTGCTGCATGAGTACATGCTCTTTGAAGAACTGGTCCTCCTAATGATGCATAAGCTCCTGTATCAGCAATCACTCTTGCTTTCATAGCAGTAAGTTTTCCATTTTCATCACAAGCTGTAGTAAACTCCATTTCCATAGGGTGTCTCTTA from Garciella nitratireducens DSM 15102 includes the following:
- a CDS encoding RidA family protein, which gives rise to MIKEKISTQKAPAAIGPYSQGIKIGDIIYTSGQLPIDMNTGELVTDDIKKATKASLDNVKAILEQAGSSMDKVVKTTVFLKDMEDFADMNEVYANYFSQEAPARSCVQVAKLPKDAPIEIEVIALVK